GGACGGCGCAAAACGAGGGACTGATGGCGGCGATCTGATCGTGCGCTACGCACAGCGGCGCACGACCAGATCGTCTAGATCCAGTATTCAGCCAAACGGCCGGCCAGTTCCTTCAGGCGGTCTTTCCACGGGCGCTGGCGCCACTGCTCCAGCGTCACCTGCCTGGAGTGGCGCAAGTCCTCGTTGAAGGCACTCTCCATCTCGCGTGCGAAGGCCGGGTCCAGTACGACCACGTTGAGCTCGTAGTTGTGAATAAAGCTGCGGCGGTCGATGTTGGCCGAACCTATCGTCGACCAGATGCCGTCGATCACGGCCGTCTTGGCGTGCAGCACGGCCACCTGCAACTGGAAGATCTTGACGCCGCCGGCGAGCAGCTGCTCGTAGAAGGCATGGCCTGCATACTTGATCAGCTGGTGATCGGAGACGCCCGGCAGTACCAGCTTGACGTCGACACCGCGTTTGGCCGCCGCGATCAGGGAGTCGACGATCTGCTGGTCCGGGACGAAATAGGCCGAGGTAATGTGGATTGACTTGCTGGACTCGTTCATCGCGATCATCAGCGACTTGTAGATTTCCGAATCGCGGTCGGGCGAGGTGGCCAGTACGCGCATGACCTTGTCGCCGGCCGGGGCCAGGCGCGGGAAATAATCGACGCGCGGCAAATCGCCCGCATCCTGGCGCACCCAGTTGTCGATGAAGGCCCATTGCAGCGTCGCCACCGCCGGACCCTCGATGCGGATATGGGTGTCGCGCCAGCCGATTTTCGAGTGGTCGGCGGTGCTGGCCCGCTTCTTCGAGCGAAACAGCGAGCTGTTGGCATAGGTCTCGCTGATGTTGATGCCGCCAGTGAAGCCGATCTTGCCGTCCACGATCATGATCTTGCGGTGGTCCCGGTTGTTGAGCTGCCATTTTCCGGGACGCTTGGTGGGATCGACCGGATTAAAGATCAGCACATTGACGCCGGCCGCGCGCAGGCGCTCGAAGAATTCCTTGGGCGTGGCCAGGGTGCCGACGCCGTCGGCCATGATGTTGACCACCACGCCCTCGCGCCGCTTGGCAATCAGGACGTCGGCGAACTCGAGGCCGACCGGATCCTGGTCGAAAATATACGTTTCGAGGTTGATCGAGGTGGTGGCCGCGCGCGCCGCGTTCATCATGTCGCGCATCGTGGCGGGCCCGTCGAACAGCAGCGTCACCTTGTTGCCGGGGATGAGCGGTACACCAGTGGCCTGCTCCTCGAGCACCGCCAGCCCCTTGAGGTCGGCCGTTGCGTTCGACCAGCGCTTAGACAGCAGCTGCGAAGCCTGCTTGACGTCGAGCATGCCGCGCTGCGTCGCTACCGTGGGCGTGCGCTTGATGGGCGTATCGGGCAGCGATCCGGCATCGGGCAGGCTCTTGCAAGAGGCCACCACGCAAACGAAAGCCAGAAAGCCGATGAAGCTGGTCAGGCGCTTGTTGTTCATTTGGTTTCTCTCACGATGAGGTCGCTGCAGTGTTCGCTGCCAGGCAGCACGTGGTCCTTGGGAGTGTCTTTCGGACCGAGGAAGAAATCAATTGGCGCGGCAAGGAAACGGCGGCCCAGGGCCCGCATCAGCAGGATACCGCGCTTGAACTGGACTTTGCGCGAGCGCATCGCCACCCACAAGGCCAGGCCGAAGCTGACGAACAGGTTGACGGCGCCGATCAGCGCCACCCCGGCCGCGCCGTTGAGCACGGCTTCAAGTGGCAGCTGCTGGTCGAGCGCAACCAGTGCGGTGGCCAGGTTGGCGGTCGAGAAGGTGACATGGCGGATATCGAGCGGCAGGCCAAGCAGGTAGCCGACGGTGCCGGTCAGCCCGAGCATGAGGCCGAAAAAGAAGTTACCGGCCAGGCCGCCGAGGTTGTCTTCGATGTAGTTGGCAAAGCGGCCCAGGCGCTCGGTTCCCAGCAGACGCCGCAAACTGCGCAGCTGGCGTACGCGCTGGCCCATGCGGGTGTACAGGGCCTTGTTGTCGTAATAGCCCGAGATCAAGCCTGCCACGAACAGCCAGACGCCGGCGATGGCGGCGTAGAACAGTGCCAATCCATGGAAGGGGTCGATGTCCGCCAGCAGGTGGTAGGCCTTGACCGGGTCGACCATGTGGTTGCCGTTGATCGCCTTGTAGCCGACCGCAATCGCCCACGCCACCGGGAAGGCCAGCGCCATATTGCCCAGCACGGCGACGATCTGGGTCCGGAATACCTTGTTCACCAGCGTCGCCAGGCTGTCGACGTCGAGCCCGCGACCGTTGTCGGCCTTGTGCAACGACGCTGCGATATGCTGCGCCGTCATGGCCGGCTGCTTGGTGGCGACCGTGAAATGCAGCACGTAGATCAGGATGAAGCCGAGCGAGTAGTTCATGCTGAACAAGAAGGCTTCGACCAGCGGTGCGGTGCGCAGGTAGCCGAGC
Above is a genomic segment from Massilia sp. H6 containing:
- the cls gene encoding cardiolipin synthase: MNNKRLTSFIGFLAFVCVVASCKSLPDAGSLPDTPIKRTPTVATQRGMLDVKQASQLLSKRWSNATADLKGLAVLEEQATGVPLIPGNKVTLLFDGPATMRDMMNAARAATTSINLETYIFDQDPVGLEFADVLIAKRREGVVVNIMADGVGTLATPKEFFERLRAAGVNVLIFNPVDPTKRPGKWQLNNRDHRKIMIVDGKIGFTGGINISETYANSSLFRSKKRASTADHSKIGWRDTHIRIEGPAVATLQWAFIDNWVRQDAGDLPRVDYFPRLAPAGDKVMRVLATSPDRDSEIYKSLMIAMNESSKSIHITSAYFVPDQQIVDSLIAAAKRGVDVKLVLPGVSDHQLIKYAGHAFYEQLLAGGVKIFQLQVAVLHAKTAVIDGIWSTIGSANIDRRSFIHNYELNVVVLDPAFAREMESAFNEDLRHSRQVTLEQWRQRPWKDRLKELAGRLAEYWI